One Accipiter gentilis chromosome 11, bAccGen1.1, whole genome shotgun sequence DNA window includes the following coding sequences:
- the PSMC2 gene encoding 26S proteasome regulatory subunit 7: MPDYLGADQRKTKEEEKEDKPIRALDEGDIALLKTYGQSTYSRQIKQVEDDIQQLLKKINELTGIKESDTGLAPPALWDLAADKQTLQSEQPLQVARCTKIINADSEDPKYIINVKQFAKFVVDLSDQVAPTDIEEGMRVGVDRNKYQIHIPLPPKIDPTVTMMQVEEKPDVTYSDVGGCKEQIEKLREVVETPLLHPERFVNLGIEPPKGVLLFGPPGTGKTLCARAVANRTDACFIRVIGSELVQKYVGEGARMVRELFEMARTKKACLIFFDEIDAIGGARFDDGAGGDNEVQRTMLELINQLDGFDPRGNIKVLMATNRPDTLDPALMRPGRLDRKIEFSLPDLEGRTHIFKIHARSMSVERDIRFELLARLCPNSTGAEIRSVCTEAGMFAIRARRKIATEKDFLEAVNKVIKSYAKFSATPRYMTYN; encoded by the exons ATGCCGGACTACCTGGGCGCCGACCAGAGGAAGaccaaggaggaggagaaggaggataaGCCCATCCGCG CTCTGGATGAAGGAGATATTGCCTTGCTGAAAACATAT GGCCAGAGCACATACTCAAGGCAGATCAAGCAAGTAGAAGATGATATTCAACAACTACTTAAGAAAATCAATGAGCTCACTG GAATCAAGGAATCCGACACTGGCCTGGCTCCTCCTGCCCTTTGGGATCTGGCGGCAGATAAGCAAACTCTCCAAAGTGAGCAACCATTACAAGTTGCAAG GTGTACAAAGATAATCAACGCTGACTCCGAGGATCCCAAGTACATTATCAATGTCAAGCAGTTTGCCAAATTTGTGGTGGATCTCAGTGACCAGGTGGCACCTACTGACATAGAAGAAGGCATGAGAGTTGG GGTGGACAGAAACAAGTATCAAATCCATATCCCCTTGCCTCCAAAGATTGATCCCACAGTCACCATGATGCAA GTAGAAGAAAAACCAGATGTCACTTACAGTGATGTTGGTGGTTGTAAAGAGCAGATTGAGAAGCTGAGAGAGGTGGTTGAAACCCCTCTGCTTCAC CCTGAAAGATTTGTTAACCTTGGAATTGAGCCTCCAAAAGGAGTACTTTTGTTTGGGCCACCTGGTACAGGCAAAACACTTTGTGCCCGGGCTGTTGCTAACAGGACTGATGCCTGCTTCATCAGAGTAATTGGATCTGAATTGGTGCAGAAATATGTGGGAGAG GGAGCTCGAATGGTTCGTGAACTCTTTGAAATGGCCAGAACTAAAAAAGCTTGTCTTATATTCTTTGATGAAATTGATGCCATTGGAG GTGCTCGTTTTGAtgatggggctgggggtgacAACGAAGTGCAACGTACTATGCTGGAGCTGATCAACCAGTTGGATGGTTTTGACCCACGAGGCAACATCAAAGTGCTGATGGCTACAAACAGACCTGATACTCTGGATCCAGCCCTGATGAGGCCTGGCAGGTTGGACAGGAAGATAGAGTTTAGCTTGCCTGATCTTGAG GGACGAACTCACATATTCAAGATACATGCTCGATCCATGAGTGTTGAAAGAGACATAAGATTTGAGCTGTTGGCTCGGCTGTGTCCTAATAGCACAG GTGCAGAGATTCGCAGTGTCTGCACGGAGGCAGGCATGTTTGCTATCCGAGCACGTCGAAAAATCGCAACAGAGAAAGACTTCTTAGAAGCAGTGAACAAAGTCATTAAATCGTATGCGAAATTCAGTGCTACCCCCCGCTACATGACCTACAACTAA